A single region of the Pseudomonas sp. PDM14 genome encodes:
- a CDS encoding NAD(P)-dependent oxidoreductase: MKNLETPARKLALYGATGSVGSALLVEALSRQYETTAILSDLNAIQSRPGIRAKRGDLFDPISVSQSVAGMDAVICVLSSTHLSAGNTEADTHTFSQLFKAVNALLEGLTLAEVRRLLLIGDFAWMEDDALSDTPAQHLQDRLTESPIVWTLVDAPSVGDDAVNFEQLAAASGVKAPSPLIAELQRFAAGALDELELNLHVHCRLQLIDQQRTAPKP; encoded by the coding sequence ATGAAGAATCTCGAAACCCCCGCCCGCAAACTGGCCCTCTACGGTGCCACCGGCAGTGTTGGCAGCGCGCTGCTGGTCGAGGCCCTGAGCCGTCAGTATGAAACTACGGCAATCCTCAGCGACCTCAACGCGATCCAGTCGCGCCCCGGCATTCGTGCCAAGCGCGGCGACCTGTTCGACCCGATCAGCGTCAGCCAGAGCGTGGCGGGCATGGATGCGGTGATCTGCGTGCTGTCCAGCACCCACCTCAGCGCCGGCAACACGGAAGCCGATACCCATACCTTCAGCCAGCTGTTCAAGGCGGTGAACGCCTTGCTCGAAGGGCTGACCCTGGCCGAGGTCCGCCGTCTGCTGCTGATCGGCGATTTCGCCTGGATGGAAGACGACGCCTTGAGCGACACGCCAGCCCAGCATCTGCAGGACCGGCTGACCGAAAGCCCGATCGTCTGGACGCTGGTGGATGCACCGTCCGTCGGTGACGACGCAGTGAATTTCGAGCAACTGGCCGCCGCCAGTGGCGTCAAGGCCCCCAGCCCGCTCATCGCCGAGCTGCAACGCTTCGCCGCAGGCGCGCTGGATGAGCTTGAATTAAACCTGCACGTGCATTGCCGCCTGCAGTTGATCGACCAGCAGCGCACAGCGCCTAAACCTTAG